The DNA region ttatcaattataatttaccAATGCCTCATTTTTGCTAGAACTGAAACAAAAGACGTATCAAAACAAGTCCGGGAACGTGTCAAATGTCTGATGAATATTCGATGTTCCATTGTCCAGTGTACATCCAATAGATATCCTTCCAGCTGCAAATGTTAACAACAAACGTCTTCCTCCAAATGTCCCTTTCGATAACacatttgaaattcaaaagagCCGGGTGTTGTTGTAGTCTCACTTTTGGGTTGTGACTTTTCGAAGTGAAAAAGGAATAAGATGACTTCGTGTGACGGAAAGAAATCAAAAGATTCGAGGAAGGAGGGGGATGGGAAGGATTGGTCTGCTTTCTGCTCACGCCAGTTCCAGAGCGATGAGTAATGTTCTTTCCCCGGAACAGATGAAAAGAAGATCATCTTTCTGGAATTGATGTCACGAtcgatttctttctttcttccaaAAGTCCATCTTTTCCTCCGCTCCTCCCTTTTCTTCTCTCTATGTNttttttttttttttttttttttttttttttttttttttttttttttttgtttctttcctcATTCCTGTGTTTTTTTGGTTCTATTTTTCTGTTCGACTTTATGACGTCTTTTTCCCGTGTGGTCATAATTAAATTGGAGTAGTTGATTCGCCCGGTGGAAAGGTTaccaggaaaaaaaaggaagaaattttgATGTTGAATCTTGTAAACTACTTTCTCCTAATCGAATTATGTTCTTGCAAACTCccttttttattcaagaaaaaatgaCGTTTAAATGGACAGTTTTAAAGTgcttcgttttaaaaataaaaaaaattatgttaggtTTGTCGGGAAGTTgatttaaattgttgttttgAAAAGTGTCTTATGACATTCTCTGTTATTGTGTGTGTCAGTTATGCTTGAAATCTAAGATAAAACGTCAGtcctgtttttgtgaatttattaGTCGCATGACAAATAAAAACACGCATACGTATACAGTGTGTcaaaaatgtagataaaaaatcaaatatcgcAAAAAATTCGTATCAGGAGTTGAGTGTGATACCCTTGTAggcatcttttaaaaatatttcacgtgTGTTTAAGATTTTTAACCTGAAACAAATTTCTAGAGATATCTGAccgtttttttacttttcatgcaccttacttttttagttattatagcTATTATTCTCTCACAGGGTTCGTATTAGCTATTCACTATTATAGAGAGAATGATAGCTATTATTCACTCGCAGatgtgctgatttttttttttaattttcgtgcGCGTTCAGAACTTTACattttctaagaattcaaatcgtatttttaaaataatcgattttaagaattgaattttCGATCcaatagctttttattttaattgcttttcattttgGTTTATAATGCTGATAAAAAACGCAAAATTCTATAGCTCAAACTTAAGAACCACCGCTAATTGTATACGTGGTTCAGGCATCTAGCCTTACAGATAGAATCTTTAAACTGTTTGGGAATTCTATCATATGTGATAGTGTTATTACAAATGTTGATGAATTCAAGTGTCAtacgcttaattttttaatttcatcaaacgCAGTACAACTCTTGTAAGATATATTTCAGTAGTTTCGGAAACAATTAGTCTGATTAAAGGGATGGAATCGAAGAGTATTGTACTGAGCACTGAGGTTCGTTCAGCACCTCTTAGAAGAAAGACGGCCTCAGCAcagatcaatttagtagtctgACGTAACGAACACAAACTGCGCAgtggatgaaaaataagatagaTGTCACTACGTTCGGGCTACGAAGTTGCGCAGTGATGGAAAATACGAAGGATGCCATTAcgttggactactaaaggatcgtTGGATACGTTGATGATAcgttggactactaaaggatcaaatttcttatttacgGTAACCCGCACTGAGACCTTCTCTTTTTTAGGAGGTATTAATTCGTTCCGATTGAAGGTGAATGAAACAGTCCGTAAgacgaaaaaaatttctagcagAATCTTTTAGAAAATACAACTATTTCTAGCTATTAATTACTGCTCCAATAACAACATAATACGGCAAAACACAGGCTTTGCGACCTCAGACGGGTCAATTAACTCACTAGGAACTCGCTGATCAGAACGTTATTGCAGGCAGCAGAATCTTTTCTGTGACTTGACTTGTTCGGTGTATTTATGGGTAACTACTCCTTCAACTGGAAGTTAGCCATATAGCGACTGGGATGTTGGCATAGAAAAGTTGAAGATATATGAGGCAGTTGACTGCTGAAGTAGCATATTGTGTTGCACAATTCATGTAAATTAAGAGTAAAAtagatataattaataaaaaaaaaatccatgaaaaacttaatatgtatctgataatgttaaaaagcaattaatagtCAATTAGGGGAATCTCTCTGTGAGGCACACTCCTATTTATATAGACTTGGCGACAAAACCCTGTTACCAAACGATTCTCGTAATAATTTCAGTACTgtcattttgctgataaaatgGTCGCCAAGATGATTGCTAAGTTCGCAAAAATTTCGCCAAACTGAGTGTTCCATAAGAAATACCTTACTCTAAATTGCTTTCAATTTCCGCTGCTTTCtaacaaattttctaattaaattgtttatttaggATCCGTTTGAGATAGTTAGCCTCATAACTTAATATTCACACAATTATACGCAAATTTACAAATGCGTAACCGTATTGACGGAGTCATGTCCAcgacaaaaaaatttgctacaGGAAACAAATACTAGGATGTCGGAATAATTAAGAAAgcttcagaattaaaaattattttaaaagttatttatgtatCTTTTACATCCAAGTACAAAAGTACATTGCCAGTATAGGTGTTACTCTGAAACACATTAAATGCGCATGCAAATCAGATCATATTCAAGTGTTAATCGACTAACCCTTGGAAGTTATACCcgcatattttatctttttcgtTTGTATATTGGTGGAATGTCATAAAAGGCTTCATCCTACGGTATCCTTAATATTCTGTGGTTAAAATCGAtcccttaaaagaaaaatctagacTCTTCTGTATCACCCATTTCTGCTAATTCCCATCTGCTTTTGtgttttccttttcaaaatttgtcatattttcTAGACAtgctgtttatatttaaatttcacccTTCATGTCCAATTTACCCAAACTGTTTCCAAAATAAACAAgattatacattatattttttaatattatttactcgACCCagtaatattgaagaaaaatgacTTGCACTGTGTCTTCCCATCTCTTCTAATGTCAGTCTCCGATTTCTTCAAGGAATAATTCCACCTGCATACGAAATCCAATTTGTATAAATCCATAACAAAGAACCCCCCGAATCcgttcttttcattttctcagTCTCCCCGTGCTGAAAAGGGAGGATTCGTTATTAAGATCTTTGTTTTGCTTTGCTTTCGTTTCCGATTGTATCACGACGTTACCGCTGACGGAATATATTATGCTGATTTTCTTTTCTGGGCACAGCTGGCATTCTCTTATTACCTTCCAATTTTCAGGGCTTGTCACGTCTCTTCGAGTGCACGTTTCATGAATGTGCTTATAGACGAAAGTGCTTCGTTCTTGTTTTTAGTACTCATTTCGAACATGATGAAGTGGTTATTCTGAATAATTGTCTTTGGTTCTTATTTAGAACCGTCTGTTTGCGTACAAGGTTTGACTGGAAAGTAATATTACTGAGTCGATTAATGTATTGATCCGATGGGTGCAgcacattaaaagttttaaaatagatgtTCTCCTTTGTCTATAGATCGGTTCCAGCAAGGTGTCCAGGCATGAATGGTTTCTCGGTAGATCCTTTCTTTCTAACTGTGGGAAAAGCCATGTCCACACCTTGGAGCCGCTGGAAAATCTCTGAATTCTGAGAATAGGTCAGGAATCGGGTCATAAAGAAGGCTGATATGCAAGACTCGTTGTTATACTGAAGTTTCTAATCGTTCGCGATGCacactatttttgaattttcgcCTTTAAATGAAGGctcaaaaaaaattgagttctaGAATTCAGTCACACTCTTTGAATTGTCGTCGATGGAGGTCTCCCATGGCCTTCTAGCGCGACCTTCATTACTGACCTCTTCATGGATATCGGCTTTCATAAATTGTCTTTAGACTTGGCATTCCCAAAACAGTCATTACTAAAAGTTGTTTATATCATTGGAAAAATGTCCACTACGAGCTTTTCGAGTACTGTACGAAACTtggcaagaagaaaaaatcagttTCTGAAAGTAGTCCGTATGGTCGGAGATGAATAAAGCAACCACGCGCGTGTAAGTTAACAGCTTTGCAATGCCGGTATTTTGTCCCCGACCCATTGGTACCGTTCTAATATTAcgtaagcatatttttgaaatttcgttaTAATTTTGGACTTCCCTTCCCCCTTTGTCAGTCAAAATAAGCAATTCACAAACCCTCTCCCATGCTTacgttattttaacttttactatAGTTATTCAGTTTTCGGATTAAATTCCAATTAACGGTGCAATTCTGCATTAAACAAGGTCAacgttttaattcattttagaaaattttcagtcTAATATTCTTAAGGAGGGAATCTTTGTGTTTAAAGCTCTTGACCTATGAAACTCCTCGAAAAAATTTtgtcccaattttttttccccgaattcaacttttattccaaatttgaagtttttccATGGGTAATGTTTTTGTTACGcacttaattttagtttttaagaaaagtgtGAAATTTAGGGGATTTTAATGGTACGTAAGCATTGCTCATACCCCTCCTTCCCCCCTTGTCAacagaaataaagaaatcacAAACCCCTTCCCCCCTTTAACTGCTTATATTTAAACCGaaccagcattttttttttttttttttttttttgtgaaacattTGTCTGTTTGTCACTGAagctataattataaaatattatttttatcaattccattactaactttttataaagtaatattttttggaaatgcTAACTtatatgctttttctttctttctagaTTTTATAAATAGGCCAGGAGGCCATCCACCTGTGAAAAGATGTTGGTGCAAGCTGCTCGACACTGCCCGCAGCATGTGCTGGTGTCCCTCTGGAGGCGGAAGAGCCTTCTCCTGGGTTGTGTCATGATCATGTCCGTTTTTGTAGTGTGCCTACAGTTCAGCTCCAACGCAAACAATGGTCATTTGGTGGCCAATGGACTGCCAGATTCTCGGAGCAGAGACGAAATCCCTCTGGGCATGGTGGGCGTAGGTGGTAGTCACAAAACTCTGATACCGAGAAGAAATCTTTCTGCCCTTAATCAGAGACAGGATCAGAACTCCATTGGTGTGGGCATCGTCAAGCCTGGTCAGTTAGTGGACATGAGTGGAAAACCACCGAGGTAAGTTTGGTGTTATTGAAATCATCGGTTTTGGgaactttgaataaaaattattttgtataaaaacaaatattttcaacactGAATcgtattatttatgttttgatccataataaagtttgaatttaCTATTGAtggtaaattgaaatatatttctattcaaGTTGAACCAAACTCAAGAAGTATGATAATATGCTTCATTTTAGCACCATATTAAGGTTGCAATAAATTTGACACAGCACAcctcaaaatttctaacagtgttcTCTCAACTAAAATGTTTCCCTCGGGTGTTGAAGTTACAAGTCATGGTGACATGTATGAAATATATGTATGGAGGATTCTTTAAAACCTTGTGTAAAAAAGTACTACAATTACATTGCAAACATGTACGGTATTCGGGCTTATCGCTCAATAATTGCGATCCTCGCATTTGAGTTAacattctgaataaataaatacagggTGCTTTGGGACTTGCTTTCCTTGTTttattaacttacttttttctCTCGTTATTCTCCTTTTTGCTTTTGAGTCGTTCAATTTTCAGTACCATTTGTCTTCGTTAACTTAAGTatatattattgcaattttttagtaTAACTATAGGCAGCATAGTCTTGCGAGTCTACTGGGACATTAAActgcacaatttaaaattcaaacacaaTGAGCTcaagtattacttttttttttcaactaaaagttTCATTCGGATTATGTTGTTTCTCAAAGACTTATGCCACCATTTAAAtcgttgtatttttttttgtattgtatgtcattgtaaataagtttacaaatatgtataattttacaGATATCAGCAACAGCAATCTGGCGGAGATCCCAGAGCGATCAACTACGTCGGCTCACCAGACAACAATCGAATTCAAGTGTACGGGGATGGCAAAGCAGTGCCTAATAACCCATCCAACAACAATTGGCAGGACCAGCAACAAAGTAAAACCTGGCAAAACAACGGAAACGGTGGCAACAATTACTATATACCCGCTCTGAGAGTGGTCCATTTTGATCTGAAAGGGGCGCCACCTAAAGTGTCTTACTTCAAGCAAATTTTCCCTGTTCTGAAAGAAGCTGGCGCCAATGCTATCCTACTCGAATACGAGGATATGTTTCCATTTACTGGTCCCTTGGCGCCAGTCTCCGCCAAGAATGCCTATTCCAAAGAGGATATCCAGACCATATTGAACCTGGCCAAAACACACCACTTTGAGGTCATTCCACTTGTTCAGACCTTTGGTCATCTGGAATTTGTGCTGAAACTGAAGGAGTTTCGGGACCTGAGAGAGGTGGATGACTTTCCTCAGGCCATCTGTCCTTCGAGGAATGAGTCCTTCAACTTGGTGGAGCACATCATTGATCAGGTGATGGCTTTGCATCCGAACATAAGGTGGTTGCACGTGGGATGTGATGAAGTTTACCACCTTGGATACTGCAGCAAGTGCATGAGGTTGGATCGAGATAATCTCTTTTTGTCCCACGTGGCGAGAGTTGCTCGTTATGTGAGAGACAAACATAAGGTATGTGATATGCCATTTGTTTAtcatttcaagtatttttgcctccataatttatttttagactaTGCTGTAAATTGTAATCCAACTATAGAAATGTCCAAACCAGAGGCTgaactatgtaatttttaatagcataattcaattaattgggtacttgaagtgaagtgattatgcctaaccacgtgatttaaatctaatttaatcgaatatctgtaagcgacgtcacgcgtgtgtCGAACCttattggcttctgaatcgataAACGCCTCGATTTACCTGCGAAGTAGTTTATCTAATAGCCGTAATTGGTTGTAAAGGGCAACCAGTTGTTTACACTATTCCTAATGGATGATtactattcaaataaaaacttattcctGTTGACTGTTACTAGTGATTGGTTGGTGAATTTTCAGTGAAGTGAAGTGACGTTATTCTTAGACGCCAATTTAACAAATTCTCCGGGATCGAAAACAGCATTCGTTAAACAGACGCTATTTCTAAAAtcgatgatcaaaaaaaaaaaatgtctgctcTTACCTTAATCAAATATGCAAAAACCCATCATTAGGAATTGCactcttttttaattcagaactTGAAAATTCAGCGAATAGTTTACACatcaattaatttgaaattttgaagtgtGTAATGTTAAACAATCTCCTTGATTctagaaatattcttttttccacTTTATGGAGAGAAATTTCATCCTGCTAAGGTAGGTATGTTTTCAGTTCCCATTCCAggataaacttattttctttttttctgttgaaaaataGTACGATATTTATTCGTTAAACAGGAATTTATGGCTGATTGGCATTTATTTTAAgtggaaaaactgaaaaactcaTTGAAGCTCGAAATTCTGagaataaaagttcttaaaatcgactgaattttcttgttaaaaatataaatttggagaaaaagtGGTAATAATGAAAcctaattgttttaatatgaaaatgtgataaaaatgttCGTCTGAATTGATTCAGAAGGCGAACTTAgctggagaacttaatttacacATATGTTTAAAACGGTtttgaattagaaatatttatttatatttatatgagcCATGTTGTTattccgaaatatttttttaattcgaatttttacatttaacctTCAATTTTTCATGCCTTTTTcgacagcgaatatttaatttaagaaacgcaaaattatcaaatacttgataataatactcttttatttcctctagaAAATGAAGTACATCCAAAATATGTTCCcttcttttgaaataacataaatGTTTAACGAGTGTGCTTTCGCATGTGAAAGTGTTACCAAAatgattgattataaattttcgtAATGGTTAATTACAATAGTAgttatacgtgattttaaatacgtaataaggagattttgcaaattttcgtTAACTCCCGTACGCAAGATTTTAAGCAATTGCGCATGCGCACTTCACTTCTGATGAAATTTGCATACTCccgtgaaaaaatatcaaattgacGTACTAAGTGAAAACAAGAGATTTCTCAAAAATCCATAAGTTAAAAACGCTTAAGTAGTGGAATATCGTTTTAACTTAgactaaaaaatcaaaacgaaCATTTACAATTGACGTAGACGATCTCTTCGTTCAACCAATTATAATATTACACgatgtatttctaaatttcatcaatatatttcttcaaattcgcTTTCCATGTCTATGTTTTAAGTTCGAAAGTAGGcttaaacagaaaacaattaaaagctaGAAACAGCGTGCTTATAGCTCTGTCTTTGTAACGTTAATCACgcccagggctaaagagaatagaagggctagttcactccgctcttagagctgaagcttgaagctacgatttccctcctcatgacgtcactgtgt from Parasteatoda tepidariorum isolate YZ-2023 chromosome 2, CAS_Ptep_4.0, whole genome shotgun sequence includes:
- the LOC107442412 gene encoding hexosaminidase D translates to MLVQAARHCPQHVLVSLWRRKSLLLGCVMIMSVFVVCLQFSSNANNGHLVANGLPDSRSRDEIPLGMVGVGGSHKTLIPRRNLSALNQRQDQNSIGVGIVKPGQLVDMSGKPPRYQQQQSGGDPRAINYVGSPDNNRIQVYGDGKAVPNNPSNNNWQDQQQSKTWQNNGNGGNNYYIPALRVVHFDLKGAPPKVSYFKQIFPVLKEAGANAILLEYEDMFPFTGPLAPVSAKNAYSKEDIQTILNLAKTHHFEVIPLVQTFGHLEFVLKLKEFRDLREVDDFPQAICPSRNESFNLVEHIIDQVMALHPNIRWLHVGCDEVYHLGYCSKCMRLDRDNLFLSHVARVARYVRDKHKVIPIVWDDMLRQMPTEKLKEFQLGTLVEPMVWTYVKDVYRFVPYNVWMSYSEVFPFVWAASAFKGAFGETLTVPNVKMHLENNEAWLEVMAEQHKKFSNFRGIVITGWQRYDHLATLCELFPSGLPSLIIDLLTVTQGYFSQTLFTKFHNILQCTVHQRVQVDFETDPHLWQRASSCFFPGSAVFRMTQHHSEAVKRVDDYLYDVTIHKAWMTEYNVRHNISSPMRVDEGLADYSSVYYPLTSLVRTARDALREVFDEYTVAEWIEQNIYPYIVKMEKLWKEATNLKKPKVWPKRPLPPLDLLKKYSVGVINEDDDDLGHAAA